CATATATATTGGACGCAATGGTTTGAATTTTATCTTTAATACTTGATTGCTCATCATAAAGCAGTTTAAAATCACTTTTTTTATTTTCTAGTGTGTGAATTAACGTTTTTGCAAGTTCCAGTCCACCTTTACCTCCATGTTCCCACACATTTGCAACTGCAAACTCTGCTCCTAGTTTTTCACATCTATCTTTTACATATTGAATCTCTGACGCTGTATCTGAAACAAATGCATTTAGTGTTACCACAACAGGAACTTGGTATTTTTTCATATTTTCGATATGTTTTTCCAAATTAACGATTCCTTGTTTTAATGCCTCTAAATTTTCTTCTGAAAGTTCTTTTTTATCTACACCACCGTTATATTTTAAGGCTCTTATCGTTGCCACCAAAACAATAGCATCCGGCTTTAAATTTCCTTTTCGACATTTGATATCTAAAAATTTTTCTGCCCCAAGATCTGCGCCAAATCCGGCTTCTGTAACAACAACATCTGAAAGTTTAAGGGCATATTTTGTTGCACGTAAGCTATTGCATCCATGAGCAATGTTCGCAAATGGACCTCCATGCATAATACATGGTGTGTTTTCAAGCGTTTGCACTAAGTTAGGTTTTATAGCATCTTTTAAAAGCGCCGCCATTGCACCTTCTGCCTTTAAATCATGTGCTGTAATCGGATCACGGTCATATGTATAACCAACAACGATTTGTCCTAACCGTTTTTTTAAGTCCATTAAATCTGAAGCCAAGCATAGGATTGCCATAACTTCAGAAGCTACACTAATCATATAGCCATCTTCACGTGGAACCCCTTGCATGCGCCCCCCAAGACCAACCGTAATATGGCGAAGCGCTCGATCATTCATATCAACGACACGTTTCCATACAATTTGGCGTGGGTCAAGATTTAATGTGTTGCCATGTTGTAGATGATTGTCAATCATTGCAGATAATAAATTGTGTGCAATACTTACTGCATGAATATCTCCAGTAAAGTGAAGGTTAATATCTTCCATAGGAACGACTTGTGCATATCCACCACCTGCTGCACCGCCTTTTACACCCATACATGGGCCTAAAGAAGGTTCACGAAGAGCGATCATACTACGAACACCTAATTGTCCCAACGCTTCTCCCAACCCAACAGTAATTGTAGTCTTTCCTTCACCTGCTGGTGTAGGGTTAATCGCTGTGACAAGAACTAATTTTCCATCGGTATTATTTTTTACACGATTCCATAAATCATCCGACAACTTCGCTTTATACTTTCCAAATAATTCGAGTTCGTCTTCTTCAATACCTAATTGTCGTGCCACTTGTGTAATGGGTTGAAGCGTTGCTTCTTTTGCAATTTGAATATCAGATTTCATAGGGCCTCCTCATTTATATGGTCATTATATTCATTTTATTTATTCATTCGTTGGTGATAACATTTCCTCTGTGCTTTTGAGCTGCTCATTCTCTTGTTCCGCATCTGACTCGGGTGCATTTGCTTTGGCTTTTAACGCTTCAAACTCAGCTTCACTTAGTAACATCTTACGCGGTTTGCTTCCTTCATCATCTCCTACATATCCGGCTTCATGGAGCTGGTCTAAAATTCGTGCCGCTCGATTATAGCCGACTCTAAAGCTTCGCTGAATCATTGAAGCAGATGCTTTTTGCTTTTTAACGCACAATTCCAATGCCTCTTCAAATATTTCATCATAATCATCTGATTTTTTAGCCTCTTCCGATACGGCTTTATTAAGTTGATTCATAATTTTTTCATCATAGTCTTCTTTTTTCCGCTCTTTTAAGTAGCTCACTATGTTTTCTACTTCTTTATCTGAAATAAATGCACCTTGAATACGTACTGGCTTTTGATATCCAACAGGATAAAAAAGCATGTCCCCTTTTCCGAGGAGTTTTTCGGCACCATTCATATCGATGATCGTTCGTGAATCGACACCCGAAGAAACATTAAAAGCAATTCGAGATGGAATATTTGCTTTGATGAGTCCCGTAATAACATCCACCGATGGGCGTTGTGTTGCAATAATTAAATGCAACCCTGCTGCACGAGCCATTTGTGCCAAGCGACAAATAGCTTCTTCTACATCTCCAGCTGCCGCAACCATTAGGTCGGCAAGCTCGTCCACAATAATCACAATCTGAGGAAGCTTTTTCATTTCTTCTTTTTCAAGAACCATCTTATTATAACTTTTTATGTCCCTAACATTGGCTGCCGCAAAAAGCTTGTATCGGTCCAACATTTCTTGTACTGCCCAGTTTAATGCTCCCGCAGCTTTTTTTGGATCTGTAACGACAGGGATTAACAAATGTGGAATACCATTATAAATCGATAACTCAACCACCTTAGGATCAATCATCAAGAGTTTAACATCCTCTGGTGAGGATTTGTATAAGATACTAGTAATAAGGGTATTAATACATACGGATTTTCCAGAGCCTGTTGCTCCCGCAATAAGCAAGTGGGGCATTCGTCCAATGTCTGTGATAACAACTTTACCACTAATATCTTTTCCAAGTGCAAAAGCTACTTTGGATGGGAATTTTTCAAAAGCGTCGCTATCAATGACTTCTCTAAAAAATACTGCCGCTTGATCCTTATTAGGTACTTCAATTCCCACAGCTGACTTTCCTGGAATTGGCGCTTCGATTCGAATACCAGATGCTGCAAGGTTTAAAGCAATATCATCAGATAAATTCACTATTTTACTTACTTTAACCCCTTGACTTGGCTGCAATTCATAGCGGGTTACCGAAGGTCCTACCGATACATCAATCACTTTGGCATTCACACCAAAGCTTGCTAATGTTTCTTCTAATTTTGTTGCACTTTCTTGTAAAAACGTAGTATCATTCTGTTTTTTCGCTAAAGGATTGGTCTTAAGAAGTTCAATCGGTGGTTTTAAATATGTTGCCGGTGTTTTTTTAATTTCCGAAAGAATTTCTTGTTCTATATTAACTTCTTCTGCTGGTAATTCTTCTGTTGGTGACGCTTGCGACGTCTGTTGAACCGCTTTTGGTTTTTGTGTTTTTTGTGTTGATTCTTCCTGAAGCATAACATCGGAAGATTCTTTTTCAACATAAAGATTCTTATTGGCTTCATCTTCAAACATCGGTTCTTCTGCGATTGCTTCTGAGTCGATTGGTATATCTTCTACAGATGCAATCGTTGCTTTTAATAAATCAGCAACATTCTTTTTATTTTCTGGTTTTTTCTCTTTATTTGTAGATGCATCCAAGCCTTGGATTGCTTCTTGTTCTAATGTCTTCATCTCTTTTTGTTTTTCTTTTTGCTTTTCTCGTTGTGTGCTGATATTTTGTAGCTGTGCGCTGATGAATAAAATAAATCGCTTAATTGCACCTACAAGAAAACGGTATGATTTTTTAATGATAACGATAATGGATTTTTCAGTGATTCCTATAAAAATAGACAGAAAAATAACAATCAGGACAAGTATCGTTGCAATTTTTCCAAGCAACTTCAAAAAGAAATCTCCAATAAGCCCTCCAATAAGTCCACCCGCAATGTGATGACTGGAAGACAATTTAAAATACAGTGTTAATGAAGGAAAAAACGCCGTTGTCGTCTCATCATTAATGCGCACAAATAATTGTGGAAACTCAACATAAATGACATGCGCTGTTATTGATATAAATATGATTGCCAAAAATGAAAGCAACAGTATCATATTTAACCGTTTATTTCCTTTGTTAAATGCTTTCATAAAAGAAGCAACAAAGATACCAATAGGTAAAATATAAGCACCTACTCCAAGAAGTCCAAAGAAAAAACTCCGAAAAAAGGCACCAATTATTCCACCACCATTAAGATATATGCTTACCATTATAAATAATGCGAAAGCTAAGACCACCATGACAACAATTTCATATTGAACCATACTCAACGAAGTTGTTGCGGAGGGATGTTTTTGTTTTTTTGTTGTTCGAGCCATAGTACATTCCCCTTTATTACAAATTAAAAGCCTGGTGTAAAGCCATAATTGCTTTTTCCATGTCTTTTTCATAAACCAAACATGCAATCGTACTTAATGAGTCTGCTGTTTGTAAAATTTCTATCTGTTCTTGTTTTAGTGCATGAATAATCTGAGCCATAACCCCTGGAACCCCTGTCATGCGCTCACCAATGACGGTTACTTTAGCGCAGTCACGAATAAGGCTATATGATAAGTCAAAGGATGTGATGACCTCAATAGCTGCAGCTTCACTGCTTAGTTCCGTTGTAAACACACTATGATCCGGAAAAATATTTATAATATCAATGGAGATTTTTTTCTGTGCCAATGCATTATAAAAAGCATCCGTATCAAATGATCCATTAATTGTAAATTGTATTCGTTCAACACGATGCGCAATTCCTGTGATTACTTTATTTGCATCGATTTCTCCAGTGTTTAGTGTATCATAGTGGGTAATCTGCGTACCATTATGGTTAGAAAAAGTATTCTTGATAATCAAGGGGATCCCTGAGCGTTTTGCAATTTCTACAGCCCCCTTATGTATGACCTTTGCACCAGAATCTGCCATCTGAAACACTTCATCATAGCTAATCATTTGAATAGATTTTGCCTGATTGCAGTATTTAGGGTCGGCTGTCATAATGCCATTAACATCCGTATATATTTCAACACATTTTGCATTTAATGCCTCCCCAATAACCGAAGCCGTTGTATCTGAGCCTCCTCGGCCAATTGTTGTCACATTATATTGGGGTGTTCTGCCTTGAAAACCAGCAATTACAGGGACAATCTTTTTCTCCAACAAAGCCTTCAAATATTCAGGGGCAATACCTATAATCTCTGCATTGTTATATTGATCCGTTGTAATAATCCCCGCTTCACCACCAGTAACCGCAAGAGATTCTATACCTTCTTGTCTTAATGTATTGGACATAACCACAGTGGATATGATTTCACCTGTGCTTATTAATAGATCTTTTTCCTTTGGACTAACCATGGCCTGTTGATGACCAATAAGGGACATAAGCGTATCGGTTGCATAAGGTTCTCCAATTCTTCCCATTGCAGAAACCACCACAACGACCTGTTTTCCTTGATTTATTGTATTTTTAACAATGGATGCAACACGTTGTCGATTCTCCTTTGTTGCAACACTTGTTCCGCCAAATTTTTGTATGATTATTTCCATCTGTTCACCTCGTATTTTGTCTTTAATTACTATACCATAGCCCCTTTTAGATTACAACTTTTTTGACTTTTCATTTTTTTGTCAACGGATAACGCCATAGACGTTTTTATTGTTTTCCATGAATGAATATGTTATTATATTAATATAATATAAGTTATAATTTTGGTTAACTATAAACCAACTTTAGATTGGAGGTATCATTATGTATGTAGGCAATAAAATGATTACAGATATTATCTCGGTATCCCCGGACGCTTCGATTTCCCAAGCATTTCAAAAAATGCACGAACGCGGTGTCAGTCAACTTCCAGTTGTTCAAAACGGAAAACTTGTCGGATTAATTACCGAAACTTTATTAAGTGAATTCACACCTTCAAAAGCAACTACACTTAGCATTTACGAATTAAACTATATCTTAGGTAAAACCAAGGTTGACTCTATTATGGAAAAAGATGTCATCACCTGTTCTGAAGATATGTTAATCGAAGAAGTTGCAAAAATTATGAATGCCAATGATATTAACATGGTTCCTGTTATTAATGACAACCAAACTTTAGTTGGAATCATTTCTCGATCTGATATTATTGAATCCTTTATTGAAATCACAGGCGCTATGGATCCAGGTGGATCTCGCATCACAATTAATTCAAAAGATGAAGCCGGTAAGCTTGCTGAGATTTCTTCTATTATTAAAGACTATGGTGTAAATATTACCCACTTAACAAGTTTTAAAAACGCTTCAACAGATAACGCCGAAATCATCATTCGACTTAATACTCAAGATGTAACGCCAATTATACAAGCGCTTGAAAACAAAGGGTATGAAATCATACGTATTGACCATAATTAATGGATGACACCTATCTTTTATTCTTTTAATTTATCTTTATAAGCAAAGCAGATACCTTCCAATTCACTGGAAAGTATCTGCTTATTTTTTGGTTTTATCTCTATCCTAAGTATGCTTGACGCACCCTATCATCATCAAGTAACTCTTTTGCATCACCTTCAATAATAACTTTGCCTGTTTCTAATACGTAAGCACGATTGGAGATGGATAATGCTTTATGTGCATTTTGCTCTACCAAAAGAATAGTGGTTCCTAACGCATTGGTTTCTTCAATAATACTAAAGATCTCATCAACTAAAATCGGAGCCAGCCCCATAGAAGGTTCATCCATAAGCAAAATATCCGGTTTGCTCATTAACGCACGGGCAATCGCCAGCATTTGTTGTTCGCCTCCACTCATTGTTCCAGACAACTGTTTGTGTCGCTCTTTTAACCGTGGAAAACGAAGATACATTTTTTCGATATTTTCTTCAATTTCTTTTTTATCTTTACGTGAAAAAGCGCCCATAACAAGATTTTCATATACGGACATTTGTGAAAACACCCGTCGTCCTTCAGGCACTTGTGCTAGCCCTTTATATACAATTTGATCTGCTGCCACAGCAGTCAACTCTTCATCGTGTAATTTTATTGAACCTGTTTTAGGTTTAACCAAACCACTAATCGCATGGAGTGTCGTCGTCTTTCCGGCACCATTTGCCCCAATCAAACTAACAATTTCTCCTTTTTTCACCTTAAAGTTCATGGATTTAATTGCATGTATTGCCCCATAATATACGTCTAAATCAGTAACTGTTAACATAAATCTCCTCCTAACTGCCTAAGTATGCTTCGATGACTTTTGAGTTGTTTTTAATCTCATCCGGAGAGCCTTTTGCAATAATCATACCATAATCGATAACAACTAACCGCTCACATATTCCCATAACAAGATTCATATCATGTTCAATCAATAGGATGGTGATCTTGAATTTATCACGAATAAAGTGAATGGTTTCCATCAATTCTTTTGTTTCTTGCGGATTCATACCCGCTGCAGGTTCATCTAACAGTAGCAACTTTGGATCTGTAGCTAACGCTCGACAAATCTCTAGTTTACGTTGTTTTCCATAGGGTAGATTTTTAGCTAAATTATGTGCATCTGATTCCATATTAAACAATTTCAGTAGTTCTAACGCTTTTTCATGAATACTCTCTTCTTCTTTCCAATATCTTGGAAGCCGAAAGATACCTTCAAATGTTGTATATTTCATATCTTTATGAAAAGCAATTTTAATATTTTCTAATACAGATAAATCCGAAAATAACCGTATGTTTTGAAAGGTTCGCCCAAGGCCTAGATTTACAATTTGATATGGTTTTTTCCCATTTGCCAATTGTCCGTCAATATATATTTCACCTTCTGTCGGCTGATAAACTCCGGTTAACATATTAAAAATAGTGGTTTTACCTGCACCATTGGGTCCAATAAGACCAACAAGTTCTCCTTTTTCAATCGTCACATCAAAATTACTAACTGCTCGTAAACCACCAAATGTAATTCCAATATCTTTTGTTTGCAACAAACTCATTAGGCCACCCCTTTTCCAAATTTATTTTTTATTTTGATGATAAGGGCTCTAATACGCTCTGGTGTTTTGACTAAAGAAAACTCAGATCGTCCCAACAAGCCATCGGATTTGAAAATCATGAGTAAGATTAATAAGACTGCATATATAAGTAAGCGCAGTTCTTCATAACTATACAAAAATTCAGCCAACGTTGCCAAAAAGATTCCTGCAACAATAGTTCCTGTAATGGAACCCATTCCTCCAAAGACAACAATAATAAATAACTCTACCGAGAACATAAATTTAAACTTATCTGGGGTTAAGTATTGTTGATACATCCCAAAGCAAGCGCCACCAACCCCTGCAATAAATGCTGATACAAAAAATGCATAAACTTTATAAAAAGTGGTTGGAACGCCGATAGATTCAGCTGCAATCTCATTTTCTCGAATAGCAATAATTGCTCGACCATGACGTGAGCGGATAAACAAAAATGCAAATGCAGTGACAATAACAAGCACAACAAATACATCCATTAGCGATGTGATTTTAGGGATTCCTCGAAGACCTGACGCACCACCAGTAAGGGGGCGTAAGTTAATGATTGTATAACGAATCATTTCACCAAAACCTAGTGTAACGATGGCAAGATAATCTCCTCTTAATCGGAGTGCTGGGATACCAATAATCAACCCAAACAGCCCCGCTACCATTCCTCCTACAAGAATTCCAGCAATCAAGGCTAAAGTATCTGGCAGTGCTATTGTCTTCACAAATAACGCTGCTGAGTATGCTCCTAAAGCCATGAATCCTGCATGACCAAGTGCTAATTCTCCTAAAAATCCGGTGGCTATATTTAAGCCGATAGCAACAATAATGTTAATCATCGCAAAAATCATGACACCTTCAAAGTAACTGTTGATCATATTCATTTGCATTGCAAAGAAAAGGATAAGATATGAAATCACAATAGCAATAATATTTACTCCATATTTTTTAGCAAAACTTTTCATATGTTATCACCTACACTTTCTCTTTAACGTTCTTGCCAAATAGTCCTGTGGGTTTTACTAAAAGCACAATAATAAGCACTCCAAAGACAAATACATTTGCCCAACTCGAACTAATATATCCTTTAACAAAGGTTTCTATCGCCCCGATAACAAAACCGCCGACCATAGCTCCCGGAATTATTCCAATACCGCCTAACACAGCCGCTACAAACGCTTTTAGTCCGGGCATAACACCCATATAAGGCTCAAGGTTTCCATAGTTAAGCGCATATAATACACCGCCAACAGCCCCTAAAGCCGAACCAATTGCAAAAGTCAGCGAAATCGTTCTATCCACATTAATTCCCATAAGCTGCGCAGCATCACGGTCTTCTGATACAGCCCTCATGGCTTGTCCTGCTTTTGTTTTTTTGACAGTATACTCTAAAGCAATCATACAAAGTATGGTAATTGTCATTGTTAAAATTGTAATGTCGGGAAGATCAATGTTACCGATAAGCTTAACCGGTGGCATGATTTTATCCGATGCACCAAACAAATATTTAAATAGGTTGGACAAGAACATACTCATTCCTAAAGCGGTTATCAAAGCGGATATACGTGGTGCTGAACGCAGTGGCTTATAGGCAATCCGGTCAATGGCCATACCTATCAAGGCACAAGCAAGCATGGAAAGTAAAAGCAACGGTATTAATGACATGGAAAAGGTCGTTGCCAAAAAATATCCCACAAAAGCTCCAATCATCAAAATTTCACCATGAGCAAAGTTAATTAATTTTACAATTCCATATACCATGGTATATCCTAATGCGATCAAAGCATAAATACTTCCTACATTGAGACTATTAATTATTTGATCTAAAAACTGTGTCATAAGTCAACCTCCTTGTTTATTTTCCATAGGATAAGATATCCTTTGTTTTCAATAGAACTGGCTTAAACAAACGATCTATTATCATATGCAATTCTTTTATTTGTATAACGCATTACTTTGATAAAGCAAATATTAACATAACAAAAAGGGGAAGTTTCCCCCTTTTGTTATACAAGCAATATCTACATTCTCACTAAACTAATTTGATACTTTTGTTTCTAATGTAAACTCGCCATCTTTGATTGTAATAATGGATACTTCTTTAGATATATCTCCATTTTCATCAAACTTAATGTGTCCGGTAACCGCATCTTGATCAGTATTTTTAATCTCATCGCGTACCGCATCTTTATCTGTGGATCCCGCTCTCTCCATTGCAGCTGCCACTACTTTTACTGCATCATAGCCTAAGGCCGCAAGAGCGTTTGGAACTTCATCATATTTTTCTTCATAAGAAGTAACAAAGCTTTGAACCACTTCAGATTCATCCGTAGTTGAGTAGTGGTTGGTGAAAAATCCACCTTCAGCATCTGCACCATAGTCTGCTTGGATTCCATCCCATCCATCAACACCTACAAGAGTTGCATCTACACCTGCTTCTCCCAATTGTTTTGCAATCAGTCCAGCAACATTGTAATAATCCGGAATATAAATAATGTCCGCATTTAAATCAGAAATTTTTGAAATAATAGCTTTGAAATCATTATCTTCGTTTGTATAACTTTCATTCGCCAAAACTTCCCCT
This sequence is a window from Vallitaleaceae bacterium 9-2. Protein-coding genes within it:
- a CDS encoding branched-chain amino acid ABC transporter permease gives rise to the protein MKSFAKKYGVNIIAIVISYLILFFAMQMNMINSYFEGVMIFAMINIIVAIGLNIATGFLGELALGHAGFMALGAYSAALFVKTIALPDTLALIAGILVGGMVAGLFGLIIGIPALRLRGDYLAIVTLGFGEMIRYTIINLRPLTGGASGLRGIPKITSLMDVFVVLVIVTAFAFLFIRSRHGRAIIAIRENEIAAESIGVPTTFYKVYAFFVSAFIAGVGGACFGMYQQYLTPDKFKFMFSVELFIIVVFGGMGSITGTIVAGIFLATLAEFLYSYEELRLLIYAVLLILLMIFKSDGLLGRSEFSLVKTPERIRALIIKIKNKFGKGVA
- a CDS encoding CBS and ACT domain-containing protein codes for the protein MYVGNKMITDIISVSPDASISQAFQKMHERGVSQLPVVQNGKLVGLITETLLSEFTPSKATTLSIYELNYILGKTKVDSIMEKDVITCSEDMLIEEVAKIMNANDINMVPVINDNQTLVGIISRSDIIESFIEITGAMDPGGSRITINSKDEAGKLAEISSIIKDYGVNITHLTSFKNASTDNAEIIIRLNTQDVTPIIQALENKGYEIIRIDHN
- a CDS encoding branched-chain amino acid ABC transporter permease, whose protein sequence is MTQFLDQIINSLNVGSIYALIALGYTMVYGIVKLINFAHGEILMIGAFVGYFLATTFSMSLIPLLLLSMLACALIGMAIDRIAYKPLRSAPRISALITALGMSMFLSNLFKYLFGASDKIMPPVKLIGNIDLPDITILTMTITILCMIALEYTVKKTKAGQAMRAVSEDRDAAQLMGINVDRTISLTFAIGSALGAVGGVLYALNYGNLEPYMGVMPGLKAFVAAVLGGIGIIPGAMVGGFVIGAIETFVKGYISSSWANVFVFGVLIIVLLVKPTGLFGKNVKEKV
- the dapG gene encoding aspartate kinase, with the protein product MEIIIQKFGGTSVATKENRQRVASIVKNTINQGKQVVVVVSAMGRIGEPYATDTLMSLIGHQQAMVSPKEKDLLISTGEIISTVVMSNTLRQEGIESLAVTGGEAGIITTDQYNNAEIIGIAPEYLKALLEKKIVPVIAGFQGRTPQYNVTTIGRGGSDTTASVIGEALNAKCVEIYTDVNGIMTADPKYCNQAKSIQMISYDEVFQMADSGAKVIHKGAVEIAKRSGIPLIIKNTFSNHNGTQITHYDTLNTGEIDANKVITGIAHRVERIQFTINGSFDTDAFYNALAQKKISIDIINIFPDHSVFTTELSSEAAAIEVITSFDLSYSLIRDCAKVTVIGERMTGVPGVMAQIIHALKQEQIEILQTADSLSTIACLVYEKDMEKAIMALHQAFNL
- a CDS encoding ABC transporter ATP-binding protein; protein product: MLTVTDLDVYYGAIHAIKSMNFKVKKGEIVSLIGANGAGKTTTLHAISGLVKPKTGSIKLHDEELTAVAADQIVYKGLAQVPEGRRVFSQMSVYENLVMGAFSRKDKKEIEENIEKMYLRFPRLKERHKQLSGTMSGGEQQMLAIARALMSKPDILLMDEPSMGLAPILVDEIFSIIEETNALGTTILLVEQNAHKALSISNRAYVLETGKVIIEGDAKELLDDDRVRQAYLG
- a CDS encoding DNA translocase FtsK encodes the protein MARTTKKQKHPSATTSLSMVQYEIVVMVVLAFALFIMVSIYLNGGGIIGAFFRSFFFGLLGVGAYILPIGIFVASFMKAFNKGNKRLNMILLLSFLAIIFISITAHVIYVEFPQLFVRINDETTTAFFPSLTLYFKLSSSHHIAGGLIGGLIGDFFLKLLGKIATILVLIVIFLSIFIGITEKSIIVIIKKSYRFLVGAIKRFILFISAQLQNISTQREKQKEKQKEMKTLEQEAIQGLDASTNKEKKPENKKNVADLLKATIASVEDIPIDSEAIAEEPMFEDEANKNLYVEKESSDVMLQEESTQKTQKPKAVQQTSQASPTEELPAEEVNIEQEILSEIKKTPATYLKPPIELLKTNPLAKKQNDTTFLQESATKLEETLASFGVNAKVIDVSVGPSVTRYELQPSQGVKVSKIVNLSDDIALNLAASGIRIEAPIPGKSAVGIEVPNKDQAAVFFREVIDSDAFEKFPSKVAFALGKDISGKVVITDIGRMPHLLIAGATGSGKSVCINTLITSILYKSSPEDVKLLMIDPKVVELSIYNGIPHLLIPVVTDPKKAAGALNWAVQEMLDRYKLFAAANVRDIKSYNKMVLEKEEMKKLPQIVIIVDELADLMVAAAGDVEEAICRLAQMARAAGLHLIIATQRPSVDVITGLIKANIPSRIAFNVSSGVDSRTIIDMNGAEKLLGKGDMLFYPVGYQKPVRIQGAFISDKEVENIVSYLKERKKEDYDEKIMNQLNKAVSEEAKKSDDYDEIFEEALELCVKKQKASASMIQRSFRVGYNRAARILDQLHEAGYVGDDEGSKPRKMLLSEAEFEALKAKANAPESDAEQENEQLKSTEEMLSPTNE
- a CDS encoding formate--tetrahydrofolate ligase; this encodes MKSDIQIAKEATLQPITQVARQLGIEEDELELFGKYKAKLSDDLWNRVKNNTDGKLVLVTAINPTPAGEGKTTITVGLGEALGQLGVRSMIALREPSLGPCMGVKGGAAGGGYAQVVPMEDINLHFTGDIHAVSIAHNLLSAMIDNHLQHGNTLNLDPRQIVWKRVVDMNDRALRHITVGLGGRMQGVPREDGYMISVASEVMAILCLASDLMDLKKRLGQIVVGYTYDRDPITAHDLKAEGAMAALLKDAIKPNLVQTLENTPCIMHGGPFANIAHGCNSLRATKYALKLSDVVVTEAGFGADLGAEKFLDIKCRKGNLKPDAIVLVATIRALKYNGGVDKKELSEENLEALKQGIVNLEKHIENMKKYQVPVVVTLNAFVSDTASEIQYVKDRCEKLGAEFAVANVWEHGGKGGLELAKTLIHTLENKKSDFKLLYDEQSSIKDKIQTIASNIYGASQVAYSAGANQSIRKIEKMGLANLPVCIAKTQYSLSDDPKKLGRPCDFEIHVREVNVSAGAEFIVVITGNVMTMPGLPKVPAAQAIDVTEDGEIIGLF
- a CDS encoding ABC transporter ATP-binding protein; the protein is MSLLQTKDIGITFGGLRAVSNFDVTIEKGELVGLIGPNGAGKTTIFNMLTGVYQPTEGEIYIDGQLANGKKPYQIVNLGLGRTFQNIRLFSDLSVLENIKIAFHKDMKYTTFEGIFRLPRYWKEEESIHEKALELLKLFNMESDAHNLAKNLPYGKQRKLEICRALATDPKLLLLDEPAAGMNPQETKELMETIHFIRDKFKITILLIEHDMNLVMGICERLVVIDYGMIIAKGSPDEIKNNSKVIEAYLGS